From a region of the Bombus terrestris chromosome 8, iyBomTerr1.2, whole genome shotgun sequence genome:
- the LOC100649812 gene encoding chaoptin yields the protein MLVCIATSLRRASRFLPSSLPASKGRSSASGETHSDAMSRSRERRRRLSNVPTRGVLRLILQLLLIQNFASTGTTGQIAECPPPETIPGCPCYNFEDGLFLECAGATEETLRSTLLSVLSASGTGTMVQSLSVYELDKTVEELKDGCFPPGSQIRHLQISHSSLRDISEGAFTNLKDSLESLALLSSRLLHVPQKSLADLRKLAALDLEGNLIQDLSSYCFYGLKLMKLTLKGNQISKISEYAFAGLEDSLSDLDLTENKLKLFPMAPLRRLESLASLRLAWNEISELPDDGYSLLSALLILDLSSNNFEKLSEDCLRSCPILHTLSFYYNSIETIHKDAFISLKELESIDLSYNKIVFLDVATFKGNERLRNIELSNNHIHYIGGVFARLPELRELYLAENNILEIPGDAFIGSVSLAVVYLQQNAIRRIDGRGLTSLTQLAQLHLSNNYIEKVPLEFLEHCENLSSLSLDGNKIHELQPGTFLKLHQLRELRLQDNNITEVKRGVFSPLPSLLELHLQNNAITDMETGALRTLHSLQHVNLQGNQLTVLGDVFQLSASESTSGGSSLVSIQLDSNGLAVLHNDSLRGQASVRIMWLGHNKLTHLQAPLFRDLLLVERLYLTNNSISRIEDGAFQPMQALKFLELSMNKLSHITARTFSELHELEELYLQDNGLRRLDPYALTALKKLKVLDLANNHLTVLHDAIFQEDLPIRTLNLKNCSIISIESGAFRGLNNLSDLNLDDNHLTAPALFNLHISGLRTLAASGNNFSQISDHSLNGLPSLQELYVDRAEISQLPEIIFVLNRNLARLHLNKNNLRNLPPGIFDRLVSLREIKLDHNRFQDIPYSALANALNLEILTLSNNEIVNVDVASFASLKHLRELDLSHNRIETMSGFATANLSCLTSVDLSHNHLNALPANFFAHSSTLRKVDLSENKFRQIPAVALSGQNLPMLTWLNLTRNPLNRIHVLPSEAKYPFLQEVHISGTNLSIVTSQDFEAFPALLHLYLSQNCISRVSPGAFRSLPNLLTLHLGTNNLDILPKERLQGMEHLRILNLTHNLLKELDEFPEDLKSLQILDLSYNQISIVGKVTFKNLVSLVELHLYGNWINAISSEAFRPLKKLRLLDLSRNYLENLPLNAFRPLETQIRSLRAEENPLVCGCESQELWEWLRDHQKLVSGVGGGRGRGRNGVGVGDVEDGLLKCQQPPELQGLVFLDLDPHEFCSAPLILKLAIQDIQPFSVLVSWQSRNHSGLHGYQVAYHALDNVDEVRGKLLDPKARSVRLTKLASDTRYLICVLGLGSWGTSIPEDIGSWQWNASHDDVIEGSARPAMVNSLTSQCTEVRTLDAPDSIVGDGTMSDRGSLANILTRRLGLIVGSCMGFVVFIVLISVLGYMKMKKQRSTEKRDQPLSSNPQAYMSYRHFSLQSGDRADNACPSFISNIGTTPLNS from the exons GAAGATCGTCCGCCAGCGGAGAAACTCACAGCGACGCGATGTCGAGATCTCGAGAGCGACGAAGAAGACTTTCCAACGTCCCAACGCGAGGCGTCCTCAGGCTGATTCTCCAGCTTCTACTGATCCAGAATTTTGCGTCAACGGGAACTACCGGCCAGATAGCTGAGTGCCCGCCTCCTGAAACAATTCCCGGTTGTCCCTGTTACAATTTCGAGGATGGGCTTTTCCTGGAATGCGCCGGAGCCACCGAGGAGACCCTGAGGAGCACTCTCTTAAGCGTTCTGAGCGCGTCCG GAACAGGCACGATGGTACAGTCGTTGAGCGTTTACGAGTTGGACAAAACCGTGGAGGAACTGAAGGACGGCTGCTTCCCGCCTGGTTCTCAGATCAGGCATCTACAAATATCGCATTCGTCCCTTCGAGATATCAGCGAGGgcgcatttacaaatcttaaaGACAGTTTAGAATCCTTGGCCCTACTTTCAAGCCGTTTGCTCCACGTGCCACAGAAATCATTGGCTGACCTTCGTAAACTAGCAGCCTTGGATCTCGAAGGCAATTTAATACAAGACCTGTCATCCTATTGCTTTTACGGATTAAAACTAATGAAGCTGACTCTAAAGGGCAACCAAATATCGAAAATCTCGGAATACGCGTTTGCAGGGCTAGAAGACAGTCTCAGTGATCTGGATCTAACGGAAAACAAGCTAAAGCTGTTTCCCATGGCGCCATTAAGAAGGTTAGAGAGCCTCGCCTCTCTGAGACTCGCTTGGAACGAAATATCCGAGCTACCAGACGACGGCTATAGTCTATTAAGCGCGCTGTTGATCCTAGACTTAAGTAGCAACAACTTCGAGAAACTGTCCGAGGATTGCCTGCGATCGTGTCCAATTTTACACACTCTATCCTTCTATTACAATTCCATAGAAACTATCCACAAAGACGCATTTATTTCGCTCAAGGAACTCGAATCGATTGACCTGAGCTATAATAAGATTGTGTTCCTCGACGTGGCGACGTTCAAGGGGAACGAAAGATTACGCAACATCGAGCTGAGCAATAATCACATCCACTACATCGGCGGAGTGTTCGCCAGGTTGCCCGAATTACGTGAGCTTTACCTAGCGGAGaataatattctagaaatcCCTGGTGACGCGTTTATCGGCAGCGTGAGCCTGGCGGTTGTCTACCTTCAGCAGAACGCCATCAGAAGAATCGATGGCAGGGGTCTTACCAGTCTGACCCAATTGGCCCAATTGCATCTGAGCAACAACTACATCGAAAAGGTGCCGCTGGAATTCCTCGAACACTGCGAGAACCTTTCCTCGCTGTCTCTCGACGGTAACAAGATCCATGAGCTTCAACCGGGCACTTTCTTAAAATTACATCAACTGAGGGAGTTACGGTTGCAGGACAATAACATCACCGAGGTGAAACGGGGTGTTTTTTCGCCCCTTCCATCGTTACTCGAGCTCCATTTACAGAACAACGCAATCACCGACATGGAAACAGGCGCGTTGAGGACCTTGCACAGTCTTCAACACGTCAATCTGCAAGGTAATCAGCTTACCGTACTGGGAGACGTGTTCCAGTTATCCGCTTCGGAATCCACGTCCGGCGGAAGTTCACTGGTCTCCATTCAATTGGATAGTAACGGCCTGGCCGTGTTGCACAACGACTCTTTGCGTGGCCAAGCATCGGTTAGGATCATGTGGCTCGGTCATAACAAATTGACACACCTGCAGGCGCCGCTGTTCAGGGATTTGCTGTTGGTCGAGAGACTCTACTTGACCAATAACTCGATATCCAGGATAGAGGACGGCGCCTTTCAGCCCATGCAAGCTCTAAAATTCCTTGAACTGAGCATGAACAAACTCAGTCATATTACAGCACGGACGTTCTCCGAATTGCATGAACTGGAAGAATTGTATCTTCAGGACAACGGTCTCAGGCGATTGGATCCGTACGCTCTGACAGCTTTGAAGAAGTTGAAAGTCCTAGATTTGGCGAACAATCATCTAACTGTCCTTCACGACGCCATCTTTCAAGAAGATTTACCGATCAGAACGTTGAATTTGAAGAATTGTTCTATTATAAGTATAGAGAGCGGAGCTTTCAGAGGACTTAATAATTTATCCGATTTAAACCTCGACGACAATCACCTTACAGCTCCTGCCTTGTTTAACCTACACATCTCAGGCCTTCGAACTCTAGCCGCATCTGGGAATAACTTCAGTCAAATCTCAGATCATAGCTTGAACGGCCTGCCATCTCTACAGGAATTGTATGTCGATAGAGCAGAGATCTCTCAGTTACCGGAAATCATCTTCGTATTAAATCGAAACCTGGCTCGATTGCACTTAAACAAAAACAACCTGCGGAATCTACCTCCAGGCATCTTCGACAGACTCGTGTCTCTCAGAGAGATTAAATTGGATCATAATCGGTTCCAGGACATTCCGTATTCGGCCTTGGCCAATGCCTTGAACCTCGAGATCCTCACGCTATCCAATAACGAGATCGTGAACGTGGACGTGGCCAGTTTCGCTAGCCTCAAACACCTGAGGGAATTGGACCTCAGCCACAATCGAATCGAGACAATGTCCGGCTTTGCCACGGCCAACCTATCGTGTCTCACCTCCGTAGACCTCAGTCATAACCATCTAAACGCTCTTCCTGCAAATTTCTTTGCTCATTCTTCGACACTCCGCAAGGTGGATCTTTCTGAGAATAAATTCAGACAAATTCCAGCTGTAGCGTTATCCGGCCAGAATCTTCCTATGCTAACTTGGTTGAATTTGACTAGGAATCCCTTGAATAGGATTCATGTTCTCCCTTCGGAAGCGAAATACCCATTTCTTCAAGAAGTGCACATATCAGGCACGAATCTCAGCATAGTAACGTCGCAAGATTTCGAGGCGTTCCCTGCTCTATTGCATTTGTATTTGAGCCAGAATTGCATATCGAGGGTGTCACCAGGGGCATTTAGAAGTTTGCCTAACCTCTTAACCCTGCACCTGGGAACCAACAACTTGGACATTTTGCCGAAAGAGAGGCTACAAGGGATGGAGCATCTAAGGATCCTGAATCTGACCCACAATCTACTGAAAGAGCTGGACGAGTTCCCGGAGGACTTGAAGTCCTTACAGATATTGGACCTCTCGTACAATCAGATCAGTATTGTGGGCAAGGTGACGTTCAAGAATTTGGTCAGCCTGGTGGAGCTGCATCTTTATGGTAATTGGATCAACGCTATCTCCAGCGAGGCGTTCAGACCGCTCAAGAAGCTACGATTGCTGGATCTCAGTAGAAATTACTTGGAAAATCTACCGTTGAATGCGTTCAGGCCTCTCGAGACGCAGATTCGGAGCCTACGCGCCGAAG AGAATCCTCTGGTCTGCGGCTGCGAGTCTCAAGAGCTTTGGGAATGGTTGAGGGACCACCAGAAGCTGGTTAGTGGAGTAGGAGGTGGTCGCGGTCGCGGAAGAAACGGTGTCGGGGTCGGCGATGTAGAGGACGGTCTCCTCAAGTGCCAACAGCCGCCGGAATTGCAAGGTCTGGTTTTCCTGGATCTCGACCCCCACGAGTTCTGTTCCGCTCCGTTGATTCTCAAGCTCGCGATTCAGGACATCCAACCGTTCTCGGTCCTCGTGTCCTGGCAAAGCAGAAACCACTCCGGCCTTCATGGCTACCAAGTGGCCTACCACGCGCTGGACAACGTCGATGAG GTGCGAGGCAAGCTGTTGGATCCTAAAGCACGTTCGGTGAGGCTGACAAAGTTAGCCTCGGACACCCGGTACCTGATCTGCGTGCTGGGACTGGGCAGCTGGGGCACGTCAATCCCAGAGGACATTGGCTCTTGGCAATGGAACGCTTCTCACGACGACGTGATCGAGGGCTCGGCCCGTCCCGCGATGGTGAACTCGCTCACCAGTCAGTGCACGGAGGTTAGAACCCTAGACGCGCCTGATTCAATCGTCGGCGACGGAACAATGAGCGACCGAGGAAGTCTGGCGAACATATTGACCAGAAGACTGGGTCTGATAGTTGGCAGTTGTATGGGCTTCGTGGTGTTCATCGTGTTGATATCCGTGTTAGGTTACATGAAGATGAAGAAGCAGAGGTCCACCGAGAAGAGAGACCAGCCACTTTCGTCCAATCCGCAAGCGTACATGTCCTACAGGCATTTCTCGTTGCAAAGCGGAGACAGAGCGGACAACGCGTGTCCCAGTTTCATCAGCAATATCGGCACCACTCCGTTGAACTCGTAG